Proteins encoded in a region of the uncultured Paludibaculum sp. genome:
- a CDS encoding nickel-dependent hydrogenase large subunit, producing MTPTTQLHSKPGVNKIEVPVLARVEGEGALSLKVKNGRIVDLRLKIPEPPRLFEGFLAGRHCTEVPDITSRICGICPIAYQMSSIHALERGLGVEVHPQIRALRRLFYCGEWIESHVLHIYMLHAPDFLGCQDVVELAAVNRDAVLRALRMKKIGNHLVTVLGGREIHPVGACIGGFHRIPAQQDLAALVPDLEWALEASLETVKFAASLPCPDLDVDYEFVAVHHPTEYAMNEGRIVSNKGLDIEADEFEDHSQEQHVRHSNALHSVLKSRHSYLTGPLARFNLNFDTLPPVAVDAAVAAGCRPPVNNPFRGIIVRAVELVFACHEALRLISEYDPPPHAKVPLRMRAARCAAATEAPRGLLYHRYEVDAQGFVQSARIVPPTAQNLKRIEDDLWCYVPSLLTLSNDDIAWRAEQAIRNYDPCISCATHFLKLDLRRR from the coding sequence ATGACGCCCACGACGCAACTCCATTCCAAGCCGGGGGTGAACAAGATCGAGGTGCCAGTGCTCGCACGGGTGGAAGGCGAGGGCGCCCTGTCGCTGAAGGTGAAGAACGGGCGCATCGTCGACCTCCGGCTGAAGATCCCTGAGCCGCCGCGTCTGTTCGAGGGCTTCCTCGCCGGTCGCCACTGCACCGAGGTGCCCGATATCACGTCGCGCATCTGCGGCATCTGTCCCATCGCTTACCAGATGAGTTCCATTCACGCCCTCGAGCGCGGCCTCGGCGTCGAGGTGCATCCCCAGATCCGCGCCCTGCGCCGCCTCTTCTACTGTGGCGAATGGATTGAGTCGCATGTTCTCCACATCTATATGCTGCACGCGCCCGACTTCCTCGGCTGCCAGGATGTAGTCGAGCTCGCGGCCGTGAACCGCGACGCCGTGCTGCGCGCCCTGCGCATGAAGAAGATCGGCAACCACCTTGTTACCGTGCTGGGCGGCCGCGAGATCCACCCCGTCGGCGCATGCATCGGCGGATTCCACCGCATCCCCGCCCAGCAGGACCTCGCCGCTCTCGTACCGGATCTGGAGTGGGCCCTGGAAGCCTCCCTTGAGACCGTAAAATTCGCGGCCTCCTTGCCCTGCCCCGATCTCGACGTGGATTACGAGTTCGTCGCCGTCCACCACCCCACCGAGTACGCCATGAACGAAGGGCGCATCGTCTCGAACAAGGGATTGGACATCGAGGCGGACGAGTTCGAGGACCATTCACAGGAACAGCACGTGCGGCACTCCAATGCACTGCACTCTGTCTTGAAGTCACGCCACTCCTATCTCACCGGCCCGCTGGCGCGCTTCAATCTCAACTTCGACACCCTGCCGCCGGTCGCCGTGGACGCCGCCGTCGCCGCCGGCTGCCGCCCGCCCGTGAACAATCCGTTCCGCGGCATCATCGTGCGTGCGGTGGAGCTGGTCTTCGCCTGTCACGAGGCGCTGCGCCTCATCTCTGAATACGACCCGCCACCACACGCCAAGGTTCCTTTGAGGATGAGGGCAGCCCGCTGCGCCGCGGCCACTGAAGCACCTCGCGGCCTTCTCTACCATCGTTACGAGGTCGACGCGCAGGGTTTCGTTCAATCGGCCCGCATCGTCCCCCCGACCGCCCAGAACCTGAAGCGCATCGAGGACGATCTCTGGTGCTACGTCCCCAGCCTGTTGACGCTCTCCAACGACGACATCGCCTGGCGCGCCGAACAGGCGATCCGCAACTACGACCCGTGCATCAGTTGCGCGACGCACTTTCTCAAGCTCGACCTGCGGCGGCGCTAG
- a CDS encoding hydrogenase maturation protease codes for MSTLIAGLGNVLMGDDAIGPTLIHYLRARYEFEPDVDLLDLGTPGIDLAHHLAGRETVILLDALNEPQSTPGSVRVLHQSDLESAAIAIRGDAHTPDLSESIRLAALHGAPPGRVVLLGITAGSFELGEPMSPSLRQNLDRIVNAIADQLRSLRIPIQRRQESTDPLLWWNEAPTNSEAPRRQ; via the coding sequence GTGAGCACGCTCATCGCCGGCCTGGGGAATGTCCTGATGGGCGATGATGCCATCGGCCCCACCCTCATCCACTACCTCCGGGCCCGCTACGAATTCGAACCCGATGTGGATCTGCTCGATCTCGGCACCCCCGGCATCGACCTAGCGCATCACCTCGCCGGGCGCGAGACAGTCATCCTGCTGGACGCTCTGAACGAACCCCAGAGCACGCCCGGCTCCGTGCGGGTTCTCCATCAGTCTGACCTTGAGTCGGCGGCAATCGCCATCCGTGGCGATGCCCACACGCCCGATCTGAGCGAGTCCATCCGGCTCGCGGCCCTCCACGGCGCACCCCCAGGCCGCGTGGTCCTTCTCGGGATCACGGCGGGTTCGTTTGAGCTGGGCGAACCCATGTCTCCGTCGCTCCGGCAGAATCTGGATCGAATCGTAAACGCAATCGCGGATCAGTTGAGAAGCCTGCGGATCCCCATCCAGCGGCGACAGGAATCCACGGACCCTCTCCTCTGGTGGAACGAAGCGCCCACGAATTCCGAAGCACCACGCCGCCAGTGA
- a CDS encoding ABC transporter permease has protein sequence MWNDLRIAVRNLRKTPGFVVAVVATLGLGIALNTTIFSVVNSVWLRPLPYSQPDRLCTIQTRIPSLIPTPIPFSAPDVGEFARQTRAFEQVGAFGTRTGDLTGGGEPTRVKVARITWTLFPMLGVAPRLGRNFSREEDEKRGKTLLLSDGLWRRQFGADPAIVGKTVRLDRDTYTVAGVMPRSFAFPEPSISGSGPADLWLPMSWTAKELAAKGDNFNYNVFGRLKPGITLPQAREDADRVADLLRQTYPQELAEVKVLAALAPLTEEVIGRSKPLLGVLMGAVGLLLLVGCANISNLMLIRGLGRQREVAVRQSMGATRGRVVRQFLAESLILGMAGGVVGLLAAQFGLEALVRLAPSDLPRKAEIGVDPAVLLFTMGLSLLVTIAFGLAPALASSHTDLMLSLRAGSSGSMGTRNRSRLGNWFAVAQVALAMVLLVGAGLLMRTFFTLRGANPGFRSDHLLTASITLPTARYQKTADLESFQRRLLEDLSTQPGIRQVGLSSGLPMEGTWRRIFAVEGNTQPTRGRKPFCAHYVVAGGYFQAMGIPLKEGRLFGMEDQAGKPRVVILSETFAKRFFPGGSAVGKRLKWGMVASDEPWVTVIGVVGDIKDKGLDEVSEPQAYSWWRQTGGDPLRGASIVVSTSGDPGQATHLLRTAIGRLDSEIAVANLLTMEQRVSAQLNSRRFNMYLFSVFAMAATLLAGIGVFGVMAHLVSQRMQEFGVRKALGAQGSDIFRMVYGRGFLLVGLGLAAGLAGSLVLARGMQSMIYGISPNDPLTLAAVCLLLTAAAALACGGPALRALRVEPIKALRWE, from the coding sequence ATGTGGAACGATCTGCGCATCGCCGTTCGAAACCTGCGGAAGACACCTGGCTTTGTCGTGGCGGTCGTCGCGACGCTGGGGTTGGGCATCGCGCTGAACACGACGATCTTCAGCGTCGTGAACTCCGTCTGGCTGCGGCCTCTACCCTATAGCCAACCGGACCGGCTGTGTACGATCCAAACCCGCATCCCCTCCCTAATCCCGACGCCCATTCCGTTCTCGGCGCCCGACGTCGGCGAATTCGCGCGCCAAACTCGGGCTTTCGAGCAAGTCGGTGCGTTCGGCACGCGGACGGGCGACTTGACCGGAGGCGGCGAGCCCACCCGGGTGAAGGTCGCGCGCATCACCTGGACCCTGTTCCCCATGCTTGGCGTGGCTCCGCGGCTGGGCCGCAATTTTTCCAGGGAGGAAGACGAGAAGCGGGGCAAGACGCTGCTGCTGAGCGACGGTCTATGGCGCCGGCAGTTTGGCGCGGATCCGGCAATCGTTGGCAAAACGGTACGGCTCGATCGCGACACCTACACGGTGGCCGGTGTCATGCCCAGAAGCTTTGCGTTCCCCGAACCGTCCATCTCCGGCAGCGGCCCCGCCGACCTGTGGCTGCCCATGTCGTGGACCGCCAAGGAACTCGCCGCAAAGGGTGACAACTTCAACTACAACGTCTTTGGCCGCCTGAAGCCGGGCATCACCTTGCCGCAGGCCCGGGAGGATGCGGACCGCGTTGCGGACCTCCTCCGGCAGACCTATCCGCAGGAATTGGCTGAAGTGAAGGTGCTGGCCGCCCTCGCTCCGCTTACGGAGGAGGTCATCGGCCGATCCAAGCCGTTGCTGGGCGTCCTGATGGGCGCCGTCGGCCTGCTGTTGCTGGTGGGGTGCGCGAACATTTCGAACCTGATGCTCATCCGCGGCCTGGGGCGCCAGCGCGAGGTCGCCGTGCGGCAGTCGATGGGCGCCACACGCGGCCGGGTGGTTCGTCAGTTTCTCGCGGAAAGCCTCATTCTGGGGATGGCCGGAGGTGTTGTCGGCCTGTTGGCCGCCCAGTTCGGCCTGGAGGCTCTGGTACGCCTGGCCCCCTCCGACCTGCCGCGGAAAGCCGAGATCGGCGTCGACCCGGCGGTCTTGTTGTTCACCATGGGTCTCTCGCTGCTGGTCACCATCGCTTTTGGCCTGGCGCCGGCTCTGGCCTCCAGTCACACCGACCTGATGCTCTCGCTGCGTGCCGGCAGTTCCGGTAGCATGGGCACTCGGAATCGCTCCCGATTGGGCAACTGGTTCGCCGTGGCACAGGTAGCGCTGGCCATGGTCCTGCTGGTGGGCGCGGGATTGCTCATGCGGACGTTCTTTACGCTGCGGGGCGCCAATCCCGGCTTCCGCAGTGATCATCTGCTCACCGCGTCCATCACCTTGCCCACGGCGCGCTATCAGAAGACCGCCGACCTCGAATCGTTCCAGCGCCGCCTGCTGGAAGATCTGTCGACCCAGCCCGGCATCCGCCAGGTGGGGCTCTCCAGCGGACTGCCCATGGAGGGGACCTGGCGGCGCATCTTCGCCGTCGAGGGCAATACTCAACCCACGCGCGGCCGGAAGCCCTTCTGCGCCCACTACGTCGTCGCCGGCGGCTACTTCCAGGCGATGGGCATTCCGTTGAAGGAGGGACGCCTTTTCGGCATGGAAGACCAGGCGGGCAAACCGCGCGTCGTCATTCTGAGCGAGACCTTCGCGAAGCGGTTCTTTCCGGGCGGCTCCGCCGTCGGCAAACGGCTGAAATGGGGGATGGTGGCGTCCGATGAGCCCTGGGTGACCGTCATCGGCGTGGTGGGTGATATCAAAGACAAGGGCTTGGATGAGGTGTCGGAACCACAAGCCTATAGCTGGTGGCGGCAAACAGGCGGTGATCCGCTGAGGGGAGCCTCCATCGTGGTGTCCACCAGCGGCGACCCCGGCCAGGCCACCCACCTGCTGCGCACCGCCATTGGCCGTCTGGACAGTGAGATCGCCGTCGCCAATCTGCTCACCATGGAACAGCGCGTCTCCGCCCAATTGAACTCCCGCCGTTTCAACATGTACCTGTTCAGCGTCTTTGCCATGGCCGCCACGCTGCTGGCCGGCATCGGGGTCTTCGGTGTCATGGCCCACCTGGTATCGCAGCGGATGCAGGAGTTCGGCGTGCGCAAAGCGTTGGGGGCGCAGGGCTCCGATATCTTCCGCATGGTGTATGGGCGGGGCTTCCTGTTGGTCGGTTTGGGCCTGGCCGCCGGCCTCGCCGGGTCCCTGGTGCTCGCCCGTGGCATGCAGAGCATGATCTACGGCATCAGTCCGAACGACCCGCTCACCCTGGCCGCCGTCTGCCTGCTGCTGACCGCCGCTGCCGCCCTGGCCTGCGGCGGCCCGGCCCTCCGCGCCCTGCGCGTCGAGCCGATAAAAGCGCTCCGCTGGGAGTAG
- the hypB gene encoding hydrogenase nickel incorporation protein HypB — translation MNPVRIPVVEKVLSANDSVAAATRARLDALGIFSLNLMASPGAGKTSLVERTAAALKDTLPVAMVNGDTSEAAFDAERSQRAGALSVHINTGGKCHLEAAMVRDALALLPLEQIRLLIIENVGNLVCPSAWQLGAHQSVLIASIPEGDDKPYKYPKMYSGVDVLVINKIDLLPYVDFRMDYFRRGVETLNPGLVTFPVSCRTGEGLDAWFAWLRSRLA, via the coding sequence ATGAACCCCGTCCGCATCCCCGTCGTCGAAAAGGTCCTCTCCGCCAACGATTCCGTGGCCGCCGCCACGCGCGCCCGCCTCGACGCCCTCGGCATCTTCTCCTTGAATCTGATGGCCTCGCCAGGCGCCGGCAAGACTTCGCTCGTCGAACGCACCGCCGCCGCCCTCAAGGACACTCTGCCCGTGGCCATGGTCAATGGCGACACCTCCGAAGCCGCCTTCGACGCCGAGCGCAGCCAGCGCGCCGGAGCACTCTCCGTTCACATCAACACCGGCGGCAAGTGCCACCTGGAAGCCGCCATGGTGCGCGACGCCCTGGCCCTGCTGCCGTTGGAGCAGATCCGCCTGCTGATCATCGAGAACGTCGGCAACCTCGTATGCCCCTCGGCCTGGCAACTCGGGGCCCACCAGAGCGTCCTCATCGCCTCCATTCCCGAAGGCGACGACAAGCCTTACAAGTACCCCAAGATGTACTCGGGCGTGGACGTCCTGGTGATCAACAAGATCGACCTGCTCCCCTACGTCGACTTCCGCATGGACTACTTCCGGCGCGGTGTCGAGACGCTCAACCCCGGCCTGGTCACCTTTCCTGTCTCCTGCCGGACCGGAGAGGGCCTCGATGCCTGGTTCGCCTGGCTGAGGAGCCGCCTCGCGTGA
- a CDS encoding hydrogenase maturation nickel metallochaperone HypA: MHELSITESILEIALRHAAGRRLASVHLVIGELSSYVDESIELFWKELSTGTAAEGAVLQFAREPGELLCLDCHQRFPVRSRDFICPHCQSASALPAGGKDCYVDSIEVFE; encoded by the coding sequence ATGCATGAGCTCTCCATCACTGAGTCGATCTTGGAGATCGCTCTGCGTCATGCCGCCGGCCGCCGCCTGGCCTCCGTCCATCTCGTGATCGGGGAACTCTCGTCCTATGTCGACGAATCCATCGAGCTCTTCTGGAAGGAGCTGAGCACTGGCACCGCGGCCGAAGGCGCCGTTCTCCAGTTTGCCCGCGAACCCGGCGAACTGCTCTGCCTCGACTGTCACCAACGCTTTCCCGTCCGCTCGCGCGACTTCATCTGCCCGCACTGCCAATCGGCCAGCGCCCTGCCCGCCGGCGGTAAAGACTGCTACGTTGATTCCATCGAGGTGTTCGAATGA
- a CDS encoding 4Fe-4S dicluster domain-containing protein, which produces MRRSFYRLDCSDLDTLLEQLKKRGYSIFGPRILGNAIQWKPIDSLADLPKGHSVQLAPAQYRLQATQDEGLFQYPGALNSLKSIFHPPRQTITTIQKTNGDLDFHQEKPEAAKRAFLGVSACDLTALAALDKVLLGSGEVDEFYRANRADAFLIAVHCTQSAPTCFCASVAAGPRARTGYDIALTERITDDSHGFLAEAGSSLGTEMLEESNARPAPPEWIRQSTDATHRAAAAQTRAVNLPIARPVIESTFEHPRWEDTARRCLSCGNCTSVCPTCFCVNYEEHSSLDLTQAQRIRVWDSCFTHSFSYIHGGSIRLTPKSRYRQWLSHKLARWQDQFGVTGCVGCGRCIVWCPAGIDITEEFGVLEQAAAAVPVAGGTPHGH; this is translated from the coding sequence ATGCGGAGATCCTTCTACCGTTTGGATTGTTCGGACCTCGACACGCTGCTGGAACAGCTCAAGAAGCGCGGATACTCCATCTTTGGCCCAAGAATTCTAGGGAATGCCATTCAGTGGAAGCCCATCGATTCCCTGGCCGATCTGCCGAAGGGACACTCCGTTCAACTCGCACCGGCCCAATACAGACTGCAAGCCACCCAGGACGAAGGGCTCTTTCAGTATCCGGGCGCCCTCAATAGCCTGAAGTCGATCTTTCATCCACCCCGGCAGACCATCACTACGATCCAGAAGACCAACGGTGATCTGGACTTCCATCAGGAAAAGCCTGAAGCCGCGAAACGCGCCTTCCTCGGCGTTTCCGCCTGCGACCTCACCGCCCTGGCCGCGCTCGACAAAGTGCTGCTGGGCAGCGGAGAGGTGGATGAATTCTATCGGGCCAACCGGGCGGATGCCTTCCTCATTGCCGTTCACTGCACACAATCCGCGCCGACCTGCTTCTGCGCGTCGGTGGCCGCGGGCCCGAGGGCCAGGACGGGGTATGACATTGCGCTGACCGAGCGTATTACCGACGATTCACACGGGTTTCTGGCGGAGGCCGGCTCCTCATTGGGAACAGAGATGTTGGAGGAGTCCAATGCCCGGCCGGCCCCGCCGGAATGGATCCGGCAAAGTACCGATGCCACCCACCGCGCCGCGGCCGCCCAGACCCGCGCCGTCAATCTGCCCATCGCTCGTCCCGTGATCGAGAGCACGTTCGAACATCCTCGCTGGGAGGACACCGCCCGGCGCTGCCTGTCGTGCGGCAACTGCACGTCCGTCTGCCCCACCTGTTTCTGCGTGAACTATGAAGAACACTCGTCGCTGGACCTCACCCAGGCCCAACGCATCCGCGTGTGGGACTCCTGCTTCACGCACAGCTTTTCCTACATCCATGGCGGCAGCATCCGCCTGACACCCAAGTCGCGTTATCGCCAGTGGTTGAGCCACAAGCTCGCCCGCTGGCAGGATCAGTTCGGCGTGACCGGTTGCGTCGGCTGCGGCCGCTGTATCGTCTGGTGCCCCGCCGGCATAGACATCACCGAGGAGTTTGGCGTTCTCGAACAGGCGGCCGCCGCCGTTCCGGTAGCTGGAGGAACACCCCATGGCCACTAG
- a CDS encoding HypC/HybG/HupF family hydrogenase formation chaperone — translation MCLAVPGQILSLQGGDDITRMARVSFDGIVKEISLAYVPEARTGDFVLVHAGFAIQTIDEVEAQRTLKILHEMGDLADEQAPNA, via the coding sequence ATGTGCCTAGCCGTACCTGGACAAATCCTGTCGCTGCAAGGCGGCGACGACATCACACGCATGGCCCGTGTCTCCTTCGACGGCATCGTCAAGGAGATCTCGCTCGCTTACGTGCCCGAAGCCCGCACGGGCGACTTCGTCCTGGTGCATGCCGGCTTCGCCATCCAGACCATTGACGAAGTGGAGGCACAGCGCACGCTCAAGATCCTCCACGAGATGGGCGACCTCGCGGACGAACAAGCTCCCAATGCATGA
- a CDS encoding FAD/NAD(P)-binding protein: MSLLLETPAAVQRPAMLPVTGRVVSVVKETHDTFTLNIEPPPGDPVAAFQPGQFSMLYVHAVGELPISISGDPAHRELLTYTIRSVGQVTYQLVTRRPGDCVGMRGPFGTSWPLTEARGKSILIVAGGIGLAPLRPAIYHVLRHRGDYNRMVILYGGRSPRDLLYRKEFSAWGMLPDTQALATVDYGGVSWRGHVGVVTSIFRHVRMQPDETVAMLCGPEIMMRYAGRELETRGIPAARIFVSMERNMKCAVGFCGHCQMGPYFVCKDGPVFPFTRIKPYLDQYEL, encoded by the coding sequence ATGAGCTTGCTGCTCGAGACGCCCGCCGCCGTGCAGCGGCCAGCCATGCTGCCCGTGACGGGGCGCGTCGTGAGTGTCGTGAAGGAAACACACGACACCTTCACCTTGAATATCGAGCCTCCGCCTGGTGATCCAGTAGCCGCCTTCCAGCCGGGCCAATTTTCGATGCTCTACGTGCATGCCGTGGGCGAGCTGCCCATCTCCATTTCCGGCGATCCCGCACACCGCGAGTTGCTGACCTATACGATCCGCAGTGTCGGCCAGGTCACTTACCAGCTCGTTACCCGGCGTCCCGGCGATTGCGTTGGCATGCGCGGGCCCTTCGGCACCTCCTGGCCCCTCACCGAAGCCCGCGGCAAGAGCATCCTCATCGTGGCGGGTGGCATCGGACTGGCGCCATTGCGTCCGGCTATCTATCACGTCCTGCGCCATCGCGGCGACTACAACCGCATGGTGATTCTCTACGGAGGGCGCAGCCCGCGCGACCTGCTCTACCGCAAGGAGTTCTCGGCCTGGGGCATGCTGCCCGACACGCAGGCGCTGGCCACCGTCGACTATGGAGGCGTCTCATGGCGCGGTCATGTCGGCGTCGTGACCTCCATCTTTCGCCATGTCCGCATGCAGCCAGACGAAACCGTGGCCATGCTCTGCGGACCGGAAATCATGATGCGCTACGCCGGCCGTGAACTCGAGACCCGCGGGATTCCCGCCGCACGCATCTTCGTCTCGATGGAGCGCAACATGAAATGCGCCGTCGGCTTCTGCGGCCATTGCCAGATGGGCCCCTACTTCGTCTGTAAGGACGGGCCGGTCTTCCCCTTCACCCGCATCAAACCCTATCTCGACCAATATGAGCTCTAG
- a CDS encoding polysaccharide pyruvyl transferase family protein — protein sequence MFTRRELFGAALATAAAAAPAKAVILRSSWQTVNIGDITHTPGVLRLLDQYLPEATVYLWPSSIDRGVEPMLRRAFPKLQIAKGAIGADGQPDTPELREAFHATSLFIHGSAAGVSAQAQMRRWHELTGGPYGCFGVTVTLSSEAASTAMDPQLKALLDGASFVFTRETRSLENLKQSKVTAKTMGFAPDGTFSFDLRDDPRGDAFLKENALEPGRFIAVVPRLRLTPYHLIRKTNYTEAEIQRRTAINDRHKEEDHAKLREAVVAYVRKTGGRALLCPEMTYELDIIDPLLYDPLPADVKPRIVRRKTFWLPDEAASVYRHAAAVVSSECHSPIIAAAQGTPCMYVHQPEDGIKGQMWKDIGLGDWYFDVEQTTGAAIADRLLAITGRPAEAKRKVRSAVDFAREKQKAGMQVVRRTLLG from the coding sequence ATGTTCACGAGACGAGAGCTCTTCGGCGCGGCCTTGGCCACCGCGGCGGCGGCCGCCCCGGCCAAAGCGGTAATCCTCAGGTCAAGCTGGCAAACAGTCAACATCGGCGACATCACGCACACGCCGGGCGTACTGCGGCTGCTGGATCAATACCTGCCCGAGGCGACGGTCTATCTCTGGCCGTCCTCCATCGACCGCGGAGTCGAGCCGATGCTGCGTCGCGCCTTCCCGAAACTCCAGATCGCCAAGGGTGCCATCGGGGCGGATGGCCAGCCGGATACGCCCGAGTTGCGTGAAGCCTTCCACGCCACTTCGCTCTTCATTCATGGCTCCGCCGCCGGAGTTTCAGCACAAGCGCAGATGCGCCGTTGGCATGAGCTCACCGGAGGCCCCTACGGCTGCTTCGGCGTAACGGTGACCCTTTCCAGCGAGGCAGCGAGCACCGCCATGGACCCGCAGTTGAAGGCGCTGCTCGATGGAGCTTCCTTTGTCTTCACCCGCGAGACCCGCTCGCTGGAGAATCTCAAGCAGTCCAAGGTCACAGCCAAGACCATGGGCTTCGCGCCCGACGGCACGTTCAGTTTCGACTTGAGGGATGACCCGCGCGGCGACGCCTTCCTCAAGGAGAACGCCCTGGAACCCGGCCGCTTCATCGCCGTGGTGCCTCGTCTGCGCCTGACGCCCTATCACCTCATCCGCAAGACCAACTACACGGAAGCCGAGATCCAGCGCCGCACCGCGATCAACGATCGGCACAAGGAAGAGGACCACGCCAAACTGCGGGAAGCCGTCGTGGCCTATGTCCGCAAGACCGGTGGCCGGGCGCTGCTGTGCCCGGAGATGACCTATGAGCTGGACATCATCGATCCGCTGCTCTACGACCCGTTGCCGGCGGATGTGAAGCCTCGCATCGTGCGTCGCAAGACGTTCTGGCTGCCCGACGAAGCCGCCTCCGTCTACCGTCACGCGGCCGCCGTAGTCAGCAGCGAGTGTCACTCGCCGATCATCGCCGCCGCACAAGGTACGCCTTGCATGTACGTTCACCAGCCGGAAGACGGCATCAAGGGTCAGATGTGGAAAGACATCGGCCTCGGCGACTGGTATTTCGATGTCGAACAGACCACGGGCGCGGCCATAGCGGACCGGTTGCTCGCGATCACGGGCCGGCCGGCCGAGGCGAAGCGCAAGGTGAGATCAGCCGTGGATTTCGCCAGGGAGAAGCAGAAGGCCGGCATGCAGGTGGTGCGACGCACATTACTGGGTTAA
- a CDS encoding Crp/Fnr family transcriptional regulator, with the protein MATSQIIAALAHHPFLDGLQPAHLDKLASLAFEITFEPDQVIFREGDPSSLFYLILSGRVAVEVAAPGRFITIQTIGEGEELGWSSLLDQVNKQFRARCVEPVRALAFDGTRLTAEFECDHEFGYMLLRKVLATVAERLRATRLQMLDVYASKSAKGEVSQ; encoded by the coding sequence ATGGCCACTAGCCAGATCATCGCAGCACTGGCTCACCATCCCTTCCTGGACGGGCTGCAGCCCGCGCATCTCGACAAACTCGCATCCCTTGCCTTCGAGATCACCTTCGAACCGGACCAGGTGATCTTCCGGGAGGGCGATCCATCCAGCCTCTTCTATCTGATCCTCTCCGGCAGGGTCGCCGTGGAGGTGGCCGCCCCGGGCCGCTTCATCACGATTCAGACCATCGGCGAAGGCGAGGAACTGGGCTGGTCGTCGCTGCTCGATCAGGTGAACAAGCAATTCCGGGCCCGCTGCGTCGAGCCTGTGCGGGCGTTGGCCTTCGATGGCACGCGGCTGACCGCCGAGTTTGAATGCGACCACGAGTTCGGCTACATGCTGTTGCGCAAGGTGCTGGCGACCGTGGCCGAAAGGCTGCGGGCCACCCGGCTGCAGATGCTGGATGTCTATGCCAGCAAGTCGGCCAAGGGCGAGGTGAGCCAATGA